A window of Corvus cornix cornix isolate S_Up_H32 chromosome 4, ASM73873v5, whole genome shotgun sequence contains these coding sequences:
- the TET2 gene encoding methylcytosine dioxygenase TET2 isoform X2, with the protein MSARLRDTAEIRSEGSLVDGPGAGQMEQDRTNHVDGNRLSPFLIPQSSHVCQAEPSAVKLQNGSPATERPDVEVNGDRKPLFNKSNFGVPHPKGSPNNCVSPDLLQEKKVYSKYMQNGGIKRTYSEPTLYGLHDSKKVKQDKEVNGEKAEPEDNSEKPSVSNCYSEKKPENFTRQEKDASDLIPSTRYNSVGSENPHDLLIQDEQERENIHCHNRDIVLLLKNKAVPMPNGATVSASSMESMHGELLEKTLSQYYPEHVSIAMQKNTSHINAITSQATNELSYETTHSSHTSGQITSSQTSNSELPQVPAVVVTEVYNTEDSSKPPVLPGSCSLQKPELQLQQQIAGYDPHRLPVGNSKIHGSIGQVPNQDLSLSSSSNLQAQSTALERYSEQAENNGAFFTQNSTFHKDSSTPPAPEMNSALSAVVQEGHHSYDNRCDETLPGEIKNEGQQEGPMSESPSLSQQQLHPQQSLLRQAQTSQQDVSESNPQAAVAASILQRPEEVTLASEPPLQNLHAHRSEGELQQHYQHFPGQREPETPPDKEKDQVKEPVQQAQQYSKPAWIELVSTHFRQGEPPQKPSEALLRSILQYQASTAQTVYTKQYAGSPDSLKGPSGQAQSQKIMQKEQLPPLYKSESSQLQPHPPADQQLPFHKHSPQPQLTKVDSLLKSQVQQQPPQQLHFQPRSEQQAEQHLGAPLKQQHLNPQPGEKGQFLHSHILQQMLQKQAHPVQLPRSPQLTPNQQQAPQMRTKDLPQAISHPQSNAEQSLDRKSFNQLKADECFQTGNKYGKSAAFPLPNHQLGLEQVQTVNNKAPLYTQQANVSVQHPCPNNRHMISEKKGNAANMECFGANKMQDLQHMQYFSNNLTAKQDVNHCFQEREQQTQQASVLQLPPLQPSQGYGASLNQDLPSKQAPQIPQQYLPHSQTAPHAQDQRGCHLQSQTSKDFQKHAALRWHLLQKQEQQAYQQPKTETGPSAARKPIKIEAGTKSNVCMRPSAGQLENKMWKKTIKQENQHFGCENTQQKSIIETMEQQLKQIQVKSLFDHKTFTLKSPKHVKVETAGPITILSRNTSAADFDTQTPILDQQANLSAEKTPTKRTAGTVLNNFLDSPSKLLDTPVKNLLDTPAKTQYDFPSCSCVEQIIEKDEGPFYTHLGAGPNVAAIREIMEERFGQKGKAIRIERVVYTGKEGKSSQGCPIAKWVVRRSSQEEKLLCLVRERAGHTCETAVIVILILVWEGIPTSLADKLYSELTDTLRKYGTLTNRRCALNEERTCACQGLDPETCGASFSFGCSWSMYYNGCKFARSKIPRKFKLMGDDPKEEEKLESNLQNLSTLMAPTYKKLAPDAYNNQIEYEHRAPECRLGLKEGRPFSGVTACLDFCAHAHRDLHNMQNGSTLVCTLTREDNREIGQTPEDEQLHVLPLYKVSDVDEFGSTEGQEEKKRNGSIQVLTSFRRKVRMLAEPVKTCRQRKLEAKKAAAEKLASLENGSSKEREKSAAARNKQGTSEAAGHAKQLAGPATQQQQQQQHPQRTLPNNPQSNPINSYSGSGSANLYGRLPNPANAYPNSSYTSDPYGGSNPMNLYTTSSQSVGSYLNSSSPMNPYSGSLSQNNQYPPYQCNGNIAMDNCPSYLGSYPSQHQHTDLYSCQSQDHMSKLGLPPIQTLYQHRFGNNQSFGPKYLNYGNQNMPIDSFSNCTIRPNLHHLGPFSSYSTHDANGHFMEVASRLKSNLSNPSMDYASMSKTSEHHHMQPPPHLPHDYHSAPNMFSGLPNSLHLQNKDNEMISHAVNGLSNMLPGQNHDRTTPQGGLDKTDVLNPEKAEDPDEVWSDSEQNFLDPEIGGVAVAPSHGSILIECAKRELHATTPLKNPNRNHPTRISLVFYQHKSMNEPKHGLALWEAKMAEKAREKEEECEKYGPDYVPQKSYGKKAKREPAEPHEPSEPTYVRFIKSLAQRTLSVTTDSTVTTSPYAFTRVTGPYNRYI; encoded by the exons atacGTTCAGAGGGTAGCCTTGTGGATGGCCCCGGAGCAGGCCAGATGGAACAGGACAGAACCAACCATGTTGACGGCAATAGATTGAGTCCATTTCTAATACCACAGTCTTCTCACGTTTGCCAGGCAGAGCCTTCTGCAGTGAAGCTACAGAATGGGAGTCCAGCAACAGAGAGGCCTGACGTGGAAGTAAATGGAGACCGCAAGCCGCTATTCAATAAAAGCAACTTTGGAGTGCCCCACCCGAAGGGAAGTCCAAACAATTGCGTTAGCCCCGACcttttacaagaaaagaaagtctATTCGAAATATATGCAAAATGGTGGGATCAAGCGCACTTATAGCGAGCCCACTCTGTATGGACTTCATGACAGCAAGAAAGTGAAACAAGACAAAGAGGTAAATGGAGAAAAAGCTGAGCCAGAGGACAACAGTGAAAAACCAAGTGTCTCCAATTGTTATAGTGAGAAGAAACCTGAGAATTTTACAAGACAAGAAAAGGATGCTTCAGATTTGATTCCATCTACAAGATACAACAGTGTTGGTTCAGAAAACCCTCATGACCTTCTGATTCAGGATGAGCAGGAGCGGGAAAATATTCATTGCCATAACAGGGACATTGTCTTACTACTTAAGAACAAGGCAGTGCCAATGCCTAATGGTGCTACAGTTTCTGCCTCTTCCATGGAAAGCATGCATGGTGAACTCCTGGAGAAAACACTGTCTCAATATTATCCAGAACATGTTTCCATAGCAATGCAGAAGAACACATCTCATATCAATGCCATTACCAGTCAGGCTACTAATGAGTTGTCCTATGAGACAACACATTCATCCCATACCTCAGGGCAGATCACTTCCTCACAGACCTCAAACTCTGAGCTGCCTCAAGTGCCAGCTGTAGTGGTTACTGAGGTCTACAACACAGAAGACTCCAGTAAACCACCTGTATTGCCAGGTAGCTGTTCACTTCAGAAACCAGAACTACAGCTACAGCAACAGATTGCAGGCTATGATCCTCACCGGTTACCTGTAGGAAACAGTAAAATTCATGGAAGCATAGGGCAGGTTCCCAACCAAGACCTCTCTCTAAGTTCCAGCAGTAACCTGCAAGCTCAGAGCACTGCTCTGGAAAGGTACTCTgagcaagcagaaaataatgGTGCTTTCTTTACACAGAACTCAACGTTTCACAAAGATTCCTccacccctcctgctccagaaATGAACAGTGCACTGTCTGCCGTGGTGCAAGAAGGACACCATTCCTATGACAACAGATGTGATGAAACTCTTCCTGGGGAGATAAAAAATGAAGGGCAACAGGAGGGACCAATGTCAGAAAGTCCCAGCCTCAGCCAACAACAACTTCACCCTCAGCAGAGCCTTCTGCGACAGGCACAAACATCACAACAAGATGTCAGTGAAAGCAACCCGCAAGCTGCTGTGGCCGCCTCAATTCTGCAGCGCCCCGAAGAAGTGACACTGGCATCAGAACCTCCCCTCCAAAACCTACACGCACACAGAAGCGAGGGTGAGTTGCAACAACACTATCAGCATTTCCCAGGACAGAGAGAACCTGAGACTCCTCCTGACAAAGAAAAGGACCAAGTGAAAGAGCCTGTACAACAGGCTCAACAATATTCAAAACCAGCCTGGATAGAACTGGTTTCCACCCACTTCCGCCAGGGAGAGCCTCCCCAAAAGCCCAGTGAAGCATTATTGCGGTCAATTCTTCAGTACCAGGCAAGCACAGCCCAAACAGTCTATACAAAACAGTATGCTGGAAGTCCTGATTCATTAAAGGGGCCTTCAGGACAGGCCCAGAGCCAGAAGATAATGCAAAAGGAACAACTTCCTCCACTGTACAAAAGTgagagctcccagctgcagccgcATCCCCCAGCTGACCAGCAGCTGCCATTCCACAAACACTCACCGCAGCCACAGCTCACAAAGGTGGATTCCCTTCTCAAGTCGCAAGTGCAGCAAcagccaccacagcagctccatttCCAGCCAAGATCAGAACAACAAGCTGAACAGCATTTAGGGGCCCCCTTGAAACAGCAGCACTTGAATCCCCAGCCAGGGGAAAAGGGGCAATTCTTGCATTCACATATTTTGCAACAGATGCTGCAAAAACAGGCACATCCAGTGCAACTGCCACGCAGTCCACAGCtaaccccaaaccagcagcaggCTCCACAAATGAGAACTAAAGACCTGCCCCAAGCCATATCCCACCCCCAAAGCAATGCTGAGCAGTCTCTAGACAGGAAGTCCTTCAATCAACTTAAAGCAGATGAATGTTTCCAGACTGGGAATAAGTATGGTAAATCAGCTGCATTCCCACTGCCTAACCATCAGCTAGGCCTAGAGCAGGTACAGACCGTGAACAACAAAGCTCCCCTTTACACTCAGCAGGCAAACGTCAGTGTCCAGCACCCTTGCCCAAACAACAGGCACATGATTTCCGAGAAGAAAGGGAACGCTGCAAATATGGAATGCTTTGGAGCCAACAAAATGCAGGACTTGCAGCACatgcagtatttttcaaataacttGACCGCAAAGCAAGATGTGAATCATTGTTTTCAAGAACGAGAGCAACAGACGCAACAAGCCTCAGTTCTGCAGCTGCCACCCCTCCAGCCCTCACAGGGCTATGGTGCTAGTCTGAACCAAGACCTCCCGAGCAAACAAGCTCCCCAGATCCCTCAGCAGTACTTACCACACAGCCAAACTGCCCCCCACGCCCAAGACCAGAGAGGCTGTCATTTGCAGTCCCAGACCTCTaaggattttcaaaagcacGCTGCTCTGCGGTGGCATCTCTTGCAAAAACAGGAGCAGCAAGCATACCAGCAACCCAAAACTGAGACTGGTCCCAGTGCAGCACGCAAGCCTATAAAAATTGAGGCTGGCACAAAGTCTAATGTCTGCATGCGCCCATCAGCTggacagctggaaaacaaaatgtggaaaaaaacaattaaacaaGAGAATCAGCACTTTGGCTGCGAGAACACACAACAAAAGAGCATCATTGAGACAATGGAGCAGCAGCTAAAACAGATACAGGTCAAATCACTGTTTGATCATAAGACTTTTACTCTCAAATCACCCAAACATGTGAAGGTTGAAACAGCAGGCCCTATTACCATCCTATCACGAAATACCAGTGCTGCAGATTTTGACACTCAAACCCCAATCTTAGATCAGCAAGCAAACTTGTCTGCTGAGAAAACCCCGACCAAAAGAACAGCTGGAACTGTTCTCAATAATTTTTTAGACTCACCTTCCAAGTTATTGGATACTCCTGTAAAAAATTTATTGGACACACCTGCCAAAACCCAGTATGATTTCCCATCTTGCAGCTGTGTTG agcAAATTATTGAAAAAGATGAAGGTCCTTTCTATACCCACCTAGGAGCCGGTCCTAATGTGGCAGCTATTAGAGAAATCATGGAAGAAAG atTTGGACAGAAGGGTAAAGCTATAAGGATTGAGAGGGTTGTCTACACTGGGAAAGAAGGCAAAAGTTCTCAAGGATGTCCAATTGCTAAATGG GTAGTCCGCAGAAGCAGTcaggaggagaagctgctctGCTTGGTGCGCGAACGAGCGGGACACACGTGTGAGACGGCCGTCATCGTGATTCTCATCCTGGTCTGGGAGGGAATCCCAACCAGCCTGGCTGATAAGCTCTACTCTGAACTCACCGACACCCTGAGGAAGTATGGCACGCTCACGAACCGGCGCTGTGCCCTGAACGAAGA ACGGACTTGTGCATGCCAAGGGCTGGACCCTGAAACTTGTGgtgcttcattttcctttggttGCTCCTGGAGCATGTACTACAATGGTTGTAAGTTTGCCAGAAGCAAGATTCCAAGAAAGTTTAAGCTGATGGGAGATGACCCAAAAGAG gaagaaaaactaGAATCCAATCTGCAGAACCTGTCAACCCTGATGGCACCTACCTACAAGAAGCTTGCACCTGATGCATATAACAACCAG ATCGAGTACGAACACAGAGCCCCCGAGTGTCGCCTGGGGTTGAAGGAAGGTCGCCCATTCTCAGGGGTCACTGCCTGCCTTGACTTCTGTGCTCATGCTCACAGAGACTTGCACAATATGCAGAACGGGAGTACTCTG GTTTGCACACTGACTAGAGAAGACAATCGTGAAATTGGCCAAACACCAGAAGATGAGCAGCTCCATGTGCTCCCGTTATACAAAGTCTCTGATGTGGATGAGTTCGGAAGCACTGAGGgccaggaggagaagaagaggaaTGGCAGCATCCAGGTCCTTACCTCCTTTCGACGAAAAGTAAGGATGTTAGCAGAGCCTGTTAAGACCTGTCGGCAAAGGAAGCtagaagcaaagaaagcagctgcagaaaagcttGCCTCCTTGGAGAATGGGTCtagcaaagagagagagaagtctGCTGCAGCACGCAACAAGCAAGGCACCTCTGAAGCAGCAGGTCATGCAAAGCAGCTGGCAG GACCAGCCacacaacaacagcagcagcagcaacatccACAGCGCACTCTCCCTAACAACCCTCAGTCAAATCCCATTAACTCTTACTCGGGTTCAGGTTCTGCAAATCTCTATGGAAGGTTGCCTAATCCAGCCAATGCTTATCCAAACTCTTCGTACACTTCAGATCCATATGGAGGGTCCAATCCCATGAACCTCTATACAACCTCATCACAGTCTGTGGGGTCTTATTTGAATTCTTCCAGTCCCATGAACCCTTATTCAGGGTCTTTAAGTCAAAATAACCAATATCCCCCCTACCAATGCAATGGAAACATAGCTATGGACAACTGCCCCTCTTACTTGGGCTCCTACCCTTCCCAGCATCAGCACACGGACTTGTACAGTTGCCAGAGCCAAGACCATATGTCTAAACTCGGTCTACCACCCATTCAAACATTATACCAGCATAGGTTTGGGAATAATCAGAGTTTTGGTCCCAAGTACTTGAATTATGGAAACCAAAATATGCCAATAGACTCCTTCAGTAACTGCACCATTAGACCAAATTTACACCACCTAGGGCCATTTTCCTCTTACTCCACCCATGATGCCAATGGCCATTTTATGGAGGTTGCCTCAAGGTTAAAATCTAATCTGAGTAATCCAAGCATGGATTATGCCTCCATGAGTAAAACAAGTGAACATCATCACATGCAACCCCCTCCACATTTACCACATGACTACCATTCTGCTCCAAATATGTTTAGTGGTCTTCCTAATTCACTGCATCTCCAGAATAAGGATAACGAAATGATTTCACATGCAGTTAATGGTTTGTCTAACATGCTTCCAGGTCAAAACCATGACAGGACTACTCCCCAGGGTGGTTTAGATAAAACTGATGTGCTGAatccagaaaaagcagaggatCCCGATGAAGTCTGGTCAGATAGTGAGCAGAACTTTCTGGATCCAGAAATTGGAGGAGTGGCAGTTGCTCCATCTCATGGGTCAATTCTCATAGAGTGTGCAAAACGTGAGCTCCATGCAACGACTCccttaaaaaatcccaacaggAACCATCCCACCAGAATATCCCTTGTATTTTACCAGCACAAGAGCATGAATGAGCCAAAACATGGTCTGGCTCTGTGGGAGGCAAAGATGGCTGAGAaggcaagagagaaagaagaggaatgCGAGAAGTACGGCCCAGACTATGTGCCTCAGAAATCCTACGGCAAAAAAGCCAAGCGGGAGCCTGCGGAGCCCCACGAGCCCTCTGAGCCAACGTACGTGCGCTTCATCAAGTCCCTGGCACAAAGGACACTGTCGGTCACCACGGACTCCACAGTAACCACATCTCCATATGCCTTTACACGGGTTACAGGGCCTTACAACCGATATATCTGA
- the TET2 gene encoding methylcytosine dioxygenase TET2 isoform X4 produces MSARLRDTAEIRSEGSLVDGPGAGQMEQDRTNHVDGNRLSPFLIPQSSHVCQAEPSAVKLQNGSPATERPDVEVNGDRKPLFNKSNFGVPHPKGSPNNCVSPDLLQEKKVYSKYMQNGGIKRTYSEPTLYGLHDSKKVKQDKEVNGEKAEPEDNSEKPSVSNCYSEKKPENFTRQEKDASDLIPSTRYNSVGSENPHDLLIQDEQERENIHCHNRDIVLLLKNKAVPMPNGATVSASSMESMHGELLEKTLSQYYPEHVSIAMQKNTSHINAITSQATNELSYETTHSSHTSGQITSSQTSNSELPQVPAVVVTEVYNTEDSSKPPVLPGSCSLQKPELQLQQQIAGYDPHRLPVGNSKIHGSIGQVPNQDLSLSSSSNLQAQSTALERYSEQAENNGAFFTQNSTFHKDSSTPPAPEMNSALSAVVQEGHHSYDNRCDETLPGEIKNEGQQEGPMSESPSLSQQQLHPQQSLLRQAQTSQQDVSESNPQAAVAASILQRPEEVTLASEPPLQNLHAHRSEGELQQHYQHFPGQREPETPPDKEKDQVKEPVQQAQQYSKPAWIELVSTHFRQGEPPQKPSEALLRSILQYQASTAQTVYTKQYAGSPDSLKGPSGQAQSQKIMQKEQLPPLYKSESSQLQPHPPADQQLPFHKHSPQPQLTKVDSLLKSQVQQQPPQQLHFQPRSEQQAEQHLGAPLKQQHLNPQPGEKGQFLHSHILQQMLQKQAHPVQLPRSPQLTPNQQQAPQMRTKDLPQAISHPQSNAEQSLDRKSFNQLKADECFQTGNKYGKSAAFPLPNHQLGLEQVQTVNNKAPLYTQQANVSVQHPCPNNRHMISEKKGNAANMECFGANKMQDLQHMQYFSNNLTAKQDVNHCFQEREQQTQQASVLQLPPLQPSQGYGASLNQDLPSKQAPQIPQQYLPHSQTAPHAQDQRGCHLQSQTSKDFQKHAALRWHLLQKQEQQAYQQPKTETGPSAARKPIKIEAGTKSNVCMRPSAGQLENKMWKKTIKQENQHFGCENTQQKSIIETMEQQLKQIQVKSLFDHKTFTLKSPKHVKVETAGPITILSRNTSAADFDTQTPILDQQANLSAEKTPTKRTAGTVLNNFLDSPSKLLDTPVKNLLDTPAKTQYDFPSCSCVEQIIEKDEGPFYTHLGAGPNVAAIREIMEERFGQKGKAIRIERVVYTGKEGKSSQGCPIAKWVVRRSSQEEKLLCLVRERAGHTCETAVIVILILVWEGIPTSLADKLYSELTDTLRKYGTLTNRRCALNEERTCACQGLDPETCGASFSFGCSWSMYYNGCKFARSKIPRKFKLMGDDPKEEEKLESNLQNLSTLMAPTYKKLAPDAYNNQIEYEHRAPECRLGLKEGRPFSGVTACLDFCAHAHRDLHNMQNGSTLVCTLTREDNREIGQTPEDEQLHVLPLYKVSDVDEFGSTEGQEEKKRNGSIQVLTSFRRKDQPHNNSSSSNIHSALSLTTLSQIPLTLTRVQVLQISMEGCLIQPMLIQTLRTLQIHMEGPIP; encoded by the exons atacGTTCAGAGGGTAGCCTTGTGGATGGCCCCGGAGCAGGCCAGATGGAACAGGACAGAACCAACCATGTTGACGGCAATAGATTGAGTCCATTTCTAATACCACAGTCTTCTCACGTTTGCCAGGCAGAGCCTTCTGCAGTGAAGCTACAGAATGGGAGTCCAGCAACAGAGAGGCCTGACGTGGAAGTAAATGGAGACCGCAAGCCGCTATTCAATAAAAGCAACTTTGGAGTGCCCCACCCGAAGGGAAGTCCAAACAATTGCGTTAGCCCCGACcttttacaagaaaagaaagtctATTCGAAATATATGCAAAATGGTGGGATCAAGCGCACTTATAGCGAGCCCACTCTGTATGGACTTCATGACAGCAAGAAAGTGAAACAAGACAAAGAGGTAAATGGAGAAAAAGCTGAGCCAGAGGACAACAGTGAAAAACCAAGTGTCTCCAATTGTTATAGTGAGAAGAAACCTGAGAATTTTACAAGACAAGAAAAGGATGCTTCAGATTTGATTCCATCTACAAGATACAACAGTGTTGGTTCAGAAAACCCTCATGACCTTCTGATTCAGGATGAGCAGGAGCGGGAAAATATTCATTGCCATAACAGGGACATTGTCTTACTACTTAAGAACAAGGCAGTGCCAATGCCTAATGGTGCTACAGTTTCTGCCTCTTCCATGGAAAGCATGCATGGTGAACTCCTGGAGAAAACACTGTCTCAATATTATCCAGAACATGTTTCCATAGCAATGCAGAAGAACACATCTCATATCAATGCCATTACCAGTCAGGCTACTAATGAGTTGTCCTATGAGACAACACATTCATCCCATACCTCAGGGCAGATCACTTCCTCACAGACCTCAAACTCTGAGCTGCCTCAAGTGCCAGCTGTAGTGGTTACTGAGGTCTACAACACAGAAGACTCCAGTAAACCACCTGTATTGCCAGGTAGCTGTTCACTTCAGAAACCAGAACTACAGCTACAGCAACAGATTGCAGGCTATGATCCTCACCGGTTACCTGTAGGAAACAGTAAAATTCATGGAAGCATAGGGCAGGTTCCCAACCAAGACCTCTCTCTAAGTTCCAGCAGTAACCTGCAAGCTCAGAGCACTGCTCTGGAAAGGTACTCTgagcaagcagaaaataatgGTGCTTTCTTTACACAGAACTCAACGTTTCACAAAGATTCCTccacccctcctgctccagaaATGAACAGTGCACTGTCTGCCGTGGTGCAAGAAGGACACCATTCCTATGACAACAGATGTGATGAAACTCTTCCTGGGGAGATAAAAAATGAAGGGCAACAGGAGGGACCAATGTCAGAAAGTCCCAGCCTCAGCCAACAACAACTTCACCCTCAGCAGAGCCTTCTGCGACAGGCACAAACATCACAACAAGATGTCAGTGAAAGCAACCCGCAAGCTGCTGTGGCCGCCTCAATTCTGCAGCGCCCCGAAGAAGTGACACTGGCATCAGAACCTCCCCTCCAAAACCTACACGCACACAGAAGCGAGGGTGAGTTGCAACAACACTATCAGCATTTCCCAGGACAGAGAGAACCTGAGACTCCTCCTGACAAAGAAAAGGACCAAGTGAAAGAGCCTGTACAACAGGCTCAACAATATTCAAAACCAGCCTGGATAGAACTGGTTTCCACCCACTTCCGCCAGGGAGAGCCTCCCCAAAAGCCCAGTGAAGCATTATTGCGGTCAATTCTTCAGTACCAGGCAAGCACAGCCCAAACAGTCTATACAAAACAGTATGCTGGAAGTCCTGATTCATTAAAGGGGCCTTCAGGACAGGCCCAGAGCCAGAAGATAATGCAAAAGGAACAACTTCCTCCACTGTACAAAAGTgagagctcccagctgcagccgcATCCCCCAGCTGACCAGCAGCTGCCATTCCACAAACACTCACCGCAGCCACAGCTCACAAAGGTGGATTCCCTTCTCAAGTCGCAAGTGCAGCAAcagccaccacagcagctccatttCCAGCCAAGATCAGAACAACAAGCTGAACAGCATTTAGGGGCCCCCTTGAAACAGCAGCACTTGAATCCCCAGCCAGGGGAAAAGGGGCAATTCTTGCATTCACATATTTTGCAACAGATGCTGCAAAAACAGGCACATCCAGTGCAACTGCCACGCAGTCCACAGCtaaccccaaaccagcagcaggCTCCACAAATGAGAACTAAAGACCTGCCCCAAGCCATATCCCACCCCCAAAGCAATGCTGAGCAGTCTCTAGACAGGAAGTCCTTCAATCAACTTAAAGCAGATGAATGTTTCCAGACTGGGAATAAGTATGGTAAATCAGCTGCATTCCCACTGCCTAACCATCAGCTAGGCCTAGAGCAGGTACAGACCGTGAACAACAAAGCTCCCCTTTACACTCAGCAGGCAAACGTCAGTGTCCAGCACCCTTGCCCAAACAACAGGCACATGATTTCCGAGAAGAAAGGGAACGCTGCAAATATGGAATGCTTTGGAGCCAACAAAATGCAGGACTTGCAGCACatgcagtatttttcaaataacttGACCGCAAAGCAAGATGTGAATCATTGTTTTCAAGAACGAGAGCAACAGACGCAACAAGCCTCAGTTCTGCAGCTGCCACCCCTCCAGCCCTCACAGGGCTATGGTGCTAGTCTGAACCAAGACCTCCCGAGCAAACAAGCTCCCCAGATCCCTCAGCAGTACTTACCACACAGCCAAACTGCCCCCCACGCCCAAGACCAGAGAGGCTGTCATTTGCAGTCCCAGACCTCTaaggattttcaaaagcacGCTGCTCTGCGGTGGCATCTCTTGCAAAAACAGGAGCAGCAAGCATACCAGCAACCCAAAACTGAGACTGGTCCCAGTGCAGCACGCAAGCCTATAAAAATTGAGGCTGGCACAAAGTCTAATGTCTGCATGCGCCCATCAGCTggacagctggaaaacaaaatgtggaaaaaaacaattaaacaaGAGAATCAGCACTTTGGCTGCGAGAACACACAACAAAAGAGCATCATTGAGACAATGGAGCAGCAGCTAAAACAGATACAGGTCAAATCACTGTTTGATCATAAGACTTTTACTCTCAAATCACCCAAACATGTGAAGGTTGAAACAGCAGGCCCTATTACCATCCTATCACGAAATACCAGTGCTGCAGATTTTGACACTCAAACCCCAATCTTAGATCAGCAAGCAAACTTGTCTGCTGAGAAAACCCCGACCAAAAGAACAGCTGGAACTGTTCTCAATAATTTTTTAGACTCACCTTCCAAGTTATTGGATACTCCTGTAAAAAATTTATTGGACACACCTGCCAAAACCCAGTATGATTTCCCATCTTGCAGCTGTGTTG agcAAATTATTGAAAAAGATGAAGGTCCTTTCTATACCCACCTAGGAGCCGGTCCTAATGTGGCAGCTATTAGAGAAATCATGGAAGAAAG atTTGGACAGAAGGGTAAAGCTATAAGGATTGAGAGGGTTGTCTACACTGGGAAAGAAGGCAAAAGTTCTCAAGGATGTCCAATTGCTAAATGG GTAGTCCGCAGAAGCAGTcaggaggagaagctgctctGCTTGGTGCGCGAACGAGCGGGACACACGTGTGAGACGGCCGTCATCGTGATTCTCATCCTGGTCTGGGAGGGAATCCCAACCAGCCTGGCTGATAAGCTCTACTCTGAACTCACCGACACCCTGAGGAAGTATGGCACGCTCACGAACCGGCGCTGTGCCCTGAACGAAGA ACGGACTTGTGCATGCCAAGGGCTGGACCCTGAAACTTGTGgtgcttcattttcctttggttGCTCCTGGAGCATGTACTACAATGGTTGTAAGTTTGCCAGAAGCAAGATTCCAAGAAAGTTTAAGCTGATGGGAGATGACCCAAAAGAG gaagaaaaactaGAATCCAATCTGCAGAACCTGTCAACCCTGATGGCACCTACCTACAAGAAGCTTGCACCTGATGCATATAACAACCAG ATCGAGTACGAACACAGAGCCCCCGAGTGTCGCCTGGGGTTGAAGGAAGGTCGCCCATTCTCAGGGGTCACTGCCTGCCTTGACTTCTGTGCTCATGCTCACAGAGACTTGCACAATATGCAGAACGGGAGTACTCTG GTTTGCACACTGACTAGAGAAGACAATCGTGAAATTGGCCAAACACCAGAAGATGAGCAGCTCCATGTGCTCCCGTTATACAAAGTCTCTGATGTGGATGAGTTCGGAAGCACTGAGGgccaggaggagaagaagaggaaTGGCAGCATCCAGGTCCTTACCTCCTTTCGACGAAAA GACCAGCCacacaacaacagcagcagcagcaacatccACAGCGCACTCTCCCTAACAACCCTCAGTCAAATCCCATTAACTCTTACTCGGGTTCAGGTTCTGCAAATCTCTATGGAAGGTTGCCTAATCCAGCCAATGCTTATCCAAACTCTTCGTACACTTCAGATCCATATGGAGGGTCCAATCCCATGA